One stretch of Ananas comosus cultivar F153 linkage group 6, ASM154086v1, whole genome shotgun sequence DNA includes these proteins:
- the LOC109712009 gene encoding probable arabinose 5-phosphate isomerase isoform X1 translates to MGSLPPPLPSSSSSSSSSPAKITEGELGALFETQRGILDHFFERLDLSEAAAFAQALVDAPGAVFFSGVGKSGLVARKLAQSLASLGLVRASFLAPVDALHGDLGALFPGDLLVLLSKSGASDELLALAPCARAKGAALLALTSAPRSPLAALCDRGVVHLPLLRELCPFGLAPLTSAALQMLFVDTVVAAVMAARRLTRDQLAANHPAGKIGKSLIFKVKDVMKKKEDLPISKEGDMIMDQLTELTSKGCGCLLVVDDEYHLIGTFTDGDLRRTLKASGAAIFNLTVGEMCNRSPRTITADAMAVEAMQKMESPPSAVQFLPVVDDRNIVIGIVTLHGLVSAGL, encoded by the exons atgggctctctccctcctccccttccctcgtcgtcgtcgtcgtcgtcgtcgtctccggcGAAGATCACGGAGGGGGAGCTGGGCGCGCTGTTCGAGACGCAGAGGGGGATACTCGACCACTTCTTCGAGCGGCTCGACCTCTCGGAGGCGGCGGCGTTCGCGCAGGCGCTCGTCGACGCGCCGGGGGCCGTCTTCTTCTCAGGCGTCGGCAAGTCCGGGCTCGTGGCGCGGAAGCTCGCGCAGAGCCTCGCGTCGCTCGGGCTCGTGCGCGCGTCCTTCCTCGCCCCCGTCGACGCCCTCCACGGCGACCTCGGCGCCCTCTTCCCCGGCgacctcctcgtcctcctctccAAGTCCGGCGCCTCCGACGagctcctcgccctcgcccccTGCGCCCGCGCCAAGGGCGCCGCGCTCCTCGCCCTCACCTCCGCGCCCCGCTCCCCGCTCGCCGCGCTCTGCGACCGCGGCGTCGtccacctccccctcctccgcgaGCTCTGCCCCTTCGGCCTCGCCCCGCTCACCTCCGCCGCGCTGCAGATGCTCTTCGTCGAcaccgtcgtcgccgccgtcatGGCCGCGCGCCGCCTCACCAGGGACCAGCTCGCCGCCAACCACCCCGCCGGCAAGATCGGCAAGAGCCTCATCTTCAAg GTAAAAGATGTcatgaagaagaaggaagatctTCCCATAAGCAAGGAGGGAGATATGATAATGGACCAGCTTACGGAGCTGACGAGTAAAGGTTGCGGATGTTTGCTTGTTGTTGATGATGAGTACCATCTGATTGGCACCTTCACAGATGGAGACCTGCGACGTACACTCAAGGCTAGTGGTGCAGCGATATTCAATCTGACTGTGGGTGAAATGTGCAACAG AAGCCCCAGAACAATCACTGCCGATGCAATGGCGGTGGAAGCTATGCAGAAAATGGAGTCCCCACCTTCCGCCGTGCAGTTCTTGCCCGTCGTCGATGACAGGAACATCGTGATTGGGATCGTCACGCTGCATGGTCTGGTTTCCGCCGGACTATGA
- the LOC109712009 gene encoding probable arabinose 5-phosphate isomerase isoform X2 has protein sequence MGSLPPPLPSSSSSSSSSPAKITEGELGALFETQRGILDHFFERLDLSEAAAFAQALVDAPGAVFFSGVGKSGLVARKLAQSLASLGLVRASFLAPVDALHGDLGALFPGDLLVLLSKSGASDELLALAPCARAKGAALLALTSAPRSPLAALCDRGVVHLPLLRELCPFGLAPLTSAALQMLFVDTVVAAVMAARRLTRDQLAANHPAGKIGKSLIFKVKDVMKKKEDLPISKEGDMIMDQLTELTSKGCGCLLVVDDEYHLIGTFTDGDLRRTLKASGAAIFNLTVGEMCNSFEDIKAS, from the exons atgggctctctccctcctccccttccctcgtcgtcgtcgtcgtcgtcgtcgtctccggcGAAGATCACGGAGGGGGAGCTGGGCGCGCTGTTCGAGACGCAGAGGGGGATACTCGACCACTTCTTCGAGCGGCTCGACCTCTCGGAGGCGGCGGCGTTCGCGCAGGCGCTCGTCGACGCGCCGGGGGCCGTCTTCTTCTCAGGCGTCGGCAAGTCCGGGCTCGTGGCGCGGAAGCTCGCGCAGAGCCTCGCGTCGCTCGGGCTCGTGCGCGCGTCCTTCCTCGCCCCCGTCGACGCCCTCCACGGCGACCTCGGCGCCCTCTTCCCCGGCgacctcctcgtcctcctctccAAGTCCGGCGCCTCCGACGagctcctcgccctcgcccccTGCGCCCGCGCCAAGGGCGCCGCGCTCCTCGCCCTCACCTCCGCGCCCCGCTCCCCGCTCGCCGCGCTCTGCGACCGCGGCGTCGtccacctccccctcctccgcgaGCTCTGCCCCTTCGGCCTCGCCCCGCTCACCTCCGCCGCGCTGCAGATGCTCTTCGTCGAcaccgtcgtcgccgccgtcatGGCCGCGCGCCGCCTCACCAGGGACCAGCTCGCCGCCAACCACCCCGCCGGCAAGATCGGCAAGAGCCTCATCTTCAAg GTAAAAGATGTcatgaagaagaaggaagatctTCCCATAAGCAAGGAGGGAGATATGATAATGGACCAGCTTACGGAGCTGACGAGTAAAGGTTGCGGATGTTTGCTTGTTGTTGATGATGAGTACCATCTGATTGGCACCTTCACAGATGGAGACCTGCGACGTACACTCAAGGCTAGTGGTGCAGCGATATTCAATCTGACTGTGGGTGAAATGTGCAACAG TTTTGAGGACATAAAAGCCTCATAA
- the LOC109712004 gene encoding probable 2-oxoglutarate-dependent dioxygenase At3g49630 isoform X1: MGSDFKSIPIIDISPLLDKIDDPKMVQDKELLKVVRLLDKACKEAGFFYVKGHGIPESLVKEVRDITHGFFALPYEDKVKIKMTSESGYRGYQRVGENVTKGKPDMHEAIDCYRPLEPGSFGDLGKPLEGPNLWPDHPSNFKETMEEYIGLVRDLSRKILRGIALALGGPVDALEGERAGDSFWVMRLIGYPVSTDIPEEELTDTGWCTASKFSGAHTDYGLLTLVNQDDDICALEVRNRSGEWIYAVPIPGTFVCNIGDMLKVWSNGLYEPTLHRVVNNSPTYRVSVVFFYEPNFDTAVEPLEFCKQKTGGIVKYEKVVYGEHLVRKVLTNFVV; this comes from the exons ATGGGATCCGACTTCAAATCCATCCCCATAATTG ATATTAGTCCGCTTTTGGACAAGATTGATGATCCAAAGATGGTTCAAGACAAAGAACTGCTCAAAGTTGTTAGATTGTTGGACAAGGCTTGCAAAGAAGCTGGATTCTTTTATGTG AAGGGTCATGGTATTCCGGAATCACTGGTCAAAGAAGTTAGAGATATAACGCATGGATTTTTCGCTCTTCCATATGAGGACAAAGTGAAGATTAAGATGACCTCAGAAAGCGGATACAG AGGATACCAAAGAGTTGGAGAAAATGTCACCAAGGGGAAGCCTGACATGCATGAAGCCATTGAT TGCTATAGACCTTTGGAACCCGGCAGTTTTGGAGATCTCGGTAAACCTTTAGAAGGGCCTAATTTATG GCCTGATCATCCATCCAATTTCAAGGAAACTATGGAAGAGTATATTGGCCTTGTGAGAG ATCTTTCGAGAAAGATTTTGCGCGGAATTGCTTTAGCATTGGGTGGGCCAGTTGATGCACTTGAAGGCGAAAGAGCTGGGGATTCGTTTTGGGTTATGAGGTTAATCGGTTATCCGGTTTCAACTGATATACCAGAAGAGGAACTCACAGATACTGGATG GTGTACTGCATCAAAATTTAGTGGAGCTCATACAGATTATG GTCTCCTCACATTGGTCAATCAAGATGATGATATTTGTGCTCTTGAG GTGAGAAATCGATCTGGCGAGTGGATTTATGCAGTGCCAATCCCTGGTACCTTCGTTTGTAACATCGGCGATATGCTAAAG GTGTGGTCAAATGGACTATATGAGCCAACTCTTCATCGGGTGGTTAACAACTCCCCGACGTATCGTGTCTCAGTCGTGTTTTTTTACGAG CCAAACTTCGACACAGCCGTGGAACCCCTGGAGTTTTGTAAGCAAAAAACAGGCGGTATCGTAAAGTATGAAAAGGTGGTGTACGGGGAGCATCTAGTTCGCAAAGTCCTTACCAACTTCGTCGTTTGA
- the LOC109712004 gene encoding probable 2-oxoglutarate-dependent dioxygenase At3g49630 isoform X2, producing MGSDFKSIPIIDISPLLDKIDDPKMVQDKELLKVVRLLDKACKEAGFFYVKGHGIPESLVKEVRDITHGFFALPYEDKVKIKMTSESGYRGYQRVGENVTKGKPDMHEAIDCYRPLEPGSFGDLGKPLEGPNLWPDHPSNFKETMEEYIGLVRDLSRKILRGIALALGGPVDALEGERAGDSFWVMRLIGYPVSTDIPEEELTDTGCGAHTDYGLLTLVNQDDDICALEVRNRSGEWIYAVPIPGTFVCNIGDMLKVWSNGLYEPTLHRVVNNSPTYRVSVVFFYEPNFDTAVEPLEFCKQKTGGIVKYEKVVYGEHLVRKVLTNFVV from the exons ATGGGATCCGACTTCAAATCCATCCCCATAATTG ATATTAGTCCGCTTTTGGACAAGATTGATGATCCAAAGATGGTTCAAGACAAAGAACTGCTCAAAGTTGTTAGATTGTTGGACAAGGCTTGCAAAGAAGCTGGATTCTTTTATGTG AAGGGTCATGGTATTCCGGAATCACTGGTCAAAGAAGTTAGAGATATAACGCATGGATTTTTCGCTCTTCCATATGAGGACAAAGTGAAGATTAAGATGACCTCAGAAAGCGGATACAG AGGATACCAAAGAGTTGGAGAAAATGTCACCAAGGGGAAGCCTGACATGCATGAAGCCATTGAT TGCTATAGACCTTTGGAACCCGGCAGTTTTGGAGATCTCGGTAAACCTTTAGAAGGGCCTAATTTATG GCCTGATCATCCATCCAATTTCAAGGAAACTATGGAAGAGTATATTGGCCTTGTGAGAG ATCTTTCGAGAAAGATTTTGCGCGGAATTGCTTTAGCATTGGGTGGGCCAGTTGATGCACTTGAAGGCGAAAGAGCTGGGGATTCGTTTTGGGTTATGAGGTTAATCGGTTATCCGGTTTCAACTGATATACCAGAAGAGGAACTCACAGATACTGGATG TGGAGCTCATACAGATTATG GTCTCCTCACATTGGTCAATCAAGATGATGATATTTGTGCTCTTGAG GTGAGAAATCGATCTGGCGAGTGGATTTATGCAGTGCCAATCCCTGGTACCTTCGTTTGTAACATCGGCGATATGCTAAAG GTGTGGTCAAATGGACTATATGAGCCAACTCTTCATCGGGTGGTTAACAACTCCCCGACGTATCGTGTCTCAGTCGTGTTTTTTTACGAG CCAAACTTCGACACAGCCGTGGAACCCCTGGAGTTTTGTAAGCAAAAAACAGGCGGTATCGTAAAGTATGAAAAGGTGGTGTACGGGGAGCATCTAGTTCGCAAAGTCCTTACCAACTTCGTCGTTTGA
- the LOC109712004 gene encoding probable 2-oxoglutarate-dependent dioxygenase At3g49630 isoform X3 produces MVQDKELLKVVRLLDKACKEAGFFYVKGHGIPESLVKEVRDITHGFFALPYEDKVKIKMTSESGYRGYQRVGENVTKGKPDMHEAIDCYRPLEPGSFGDLGKPLEGPNLWPDHPSNFKETMEEYIGLVRDLSRKILRGIALALGGPVDALEGERAGDSFWVMRLIGYPVSTDIPEEELTDTGWCTASKFSGAHTDYGLLTLVNQDDDICALEVRNRSGEWIYAVPIPGTFVCNIGDMLKVWSNGLYEPTLHRVVNNSPTYRVSVVFFYEPNFDTAVEPLEFCKQKTGGIVKYEKVVYGEHLVRKVLTNFVV; encoded by the exons ATGGTTCAAGACAAAGAACTGCTCAAAGTTGTTAGATTGTTGGACAAGGCTTGCAAAGAAGCTGGATTCTTTTATGTG AAGGGTCATGGTATTCCGGAATCACTGGTCAAAGAAGTTAGAGATATAACGCATGGATTTTTCGCTCTTCCATATGAGGACAAAGTGAAGATTAAGATGACCTCAGAAAGCGGATACAG AGGATACCAAAGAGTTGGAGAAAATGTCACCAAGGGGAAGCCTGACATGCATGAAGCCATTGAT TGCTATAGACCTTTGGAACCCGGCAGTTTTGGAGATCTCGGTAAACCTTTAGAAGGGCCTAATTTATG GCCTGATCATCCATCCAATTTCAAGGAAACTATGGAAGAGTATATTGGCCTTGTGAGAG ATCTTTCGAGAAAGATTTTGCGCGGAATTGCTTTAGCATTGGGTGGGCCAGTTGATGCACTTGAAGGCGAAAGAGCTGGGGATTCGTTTTGGGTTATGAGGTTAATCGGTTATCCGGTTTCAACTGATATACCAGAAGAGGAACTCACAGATACTGGATG GTGTACTGCATCAAAATTTAGTGGAGCTCATACAGATTATG GTCTCCTCACATTGGTCAATCAAGATGATGATATTTGTGCTCTTGAG GTGAGAAATCGATCTGGCGAGTGGATTTATGCAGTGCCAATCCCTGGTACCTTCGTTTGTAACATCGGCGATATGCTAAAG GTGTGGTCAAATGGACTATATGAGCCAACTCTTCATCGGGTGGTTAACAACTCCCCGACGTATCGTGTCTCAGTCGTGTTTTTTTACGAG CCAAACTTCGACACAGCCGTGGAACCCCTGGAGTTTTGTAAGCAAAAAACAGGCGGTATCGTAAAGTATGAAAAGGTGGTGTACGGGGAGCATCTAGTTCGCAAAGTCCTTACCAACTTCGTCGTTTGA